Proteins from a single region of Bos indicus x Bos taurus breed Angus x Brahman F1 hybrid chromosome 29, Bos_hybrid_MaternalHap_v2.0, whole genome shotgun sequence:
- the PATE1 gene encoding prostate and testis expressed protein 1, translating into MDKSLLLGLPVLLCCFRGLKGQMDPLAAVLSHLLPYSLAQIIEIIQCRMCHIQFPRQKCSRGRGLCIAVKEEACTTGRIFKYDGTLWLTFRGCLKNCANVNNIKWSVYLVNFRCCRSHDLCNEDI; encoded by the exons ATGGACAAGTCCCTCCTGCTAGGGCTCCCTGTCCTCCTCTGCTGCTTTCGAG GTTTGAAAGGGCAGATGGATCCTTTGGCAGCAGTGCTTTCACATCTACTTCCCTACTCTCTGGCCCAAATTATAGAAATTATTCAGTGTAGGATGTGCCACATCCAGTTTCCAAGACAGAAGTGTTCCAGAGGCAGAGGACTATGTATTGCAGTGAAAGAAGAGGCTTGCACGACTGGGAGGATTTTCAAAT ATGATGGCACTCTCTGGTTAACCTTCAGGGGTTGCCTAAAGAACTGCGCCAATGTGAACAACATAAAGTGGAGTGTCTACCTGGTGAACTTCAGGTGTTGCAGGAGCCACGACTTGTGCAATGAAGACATCTAG